A genomic window from Brevibacillus agri includes:
- a CDS encoding IS5 family transposase (programmed frameshift) — MIQRRYEINDEQWEQIQDMFPPYRTGRPSKLSNRTMFNAILWIARSGAAWRDLPEELYGSWKTVYSRFCKWRDTGLLVAIFQALHVEPDFENLSIDSTSVKAHQHSAGAKKNAEGHEVNQHIGVSRGGKTTKLHTVVDGLGNPLAFLLTGGHVYDSVPAINLLQGFDLTGSHIVGDKAYGSEGIRHWITAKQAAYTIPPKANNKNPWKVDWYRYKERHLVECFFNKIKHFRRIATRYDKLAKSFLAFVYVASIFKLTQ; from the exons ATGATTCAAAGACGGTACGAAATAAACGATGAACAGTGGGAACAAATTCAGGACATGTTCCCCCCCTATCGAACAGGACGTCCGTCCAAATTAAGTAATCGTACCATGTTTAATGCCATTCTTTGGATTGCCCGAAGTGGTGCGGCTTGGCGAGATTTGCCGGAAGAACTTTATGGTTCATGGAAAACGGTCTACAGTCGCTTCTGCAAGTGGAGAGATACCGGATTACTTGTCGCCATCTTCCAAGCTCTTCACGTAGAACCTGACTTTGAAAACTTGAGCATCGATTCTACATCGGTCAAAGCTCATCAACACAGTGCGGGTGCTA AAAAAAACGCAGAAGGACACGAAGTAAATCAGCACATAGGCGTCAGCCGTGGCGGAAAGACAACCAAACTTCATACCGTCGTCGATGGATTAGGGAATCCCCTCGCTTTTCTTCTCACGGGGGGGCACGTCTATGATTCCGTTCCAGCGATCAATTTGCTTCAAGGGTTTGATCTTACGGGAAGCCATATTGTTGGTGACAAAGCCTACGGCTCAGAAGGCATTCGGCATTGGATTACGGCTAAGCAGGCAGCGTACACCATCCCGCCTAAAGCGAATAATAAAAATCCTTGGAAAGTGGATTGGTATCGCTATAAAGAACGGCACTTGGTGGAGTGCTTCTTCAATAAAATCAAACATTTTCGACGAATCGCTACTCGTTACGACAAGCTGGCCAAATCATTCCTAGCGTTTGTATATGTCGCGTCCATCTTTAAACTAACTCAATAA
- a CDS encoding recombinase family protein, which produces MKTRVVGYVRVSTQGQVKDGYSLAYQVEEIQRFCARHNLELLDIYKDEGISGAKVDEDELTIEREGLQEMLSDLKWRDVKYIVVLNTSRLWRADMVKVLIQRELKRHQADVKAIEQPNYSIYAHDPNDFLVNGMMELLDQYQRLEIALKLSRGRRKKAQQGGYAGGRVALGYKATKGQKTLSVDPVQAQTVRRVFELKEQHPMWSLAQIAAELNQQGFKTVQGKPFSKVQVKRILDREDFYRGIYRYGQIEAKGVHQPII; this is translated from the coding sequence ATGAAAACACGAGTTGTCGGCTATGTTCGTGTATCTACACAGGGACAAGTCAAAGACGGATACTCGCTTGCTTATCAAGTGGAGGAGATTCAGCGATTCTGCGCCCGCCATAACCTTGAACTGCTCGACATCTACAAGGATGAAGGGATTAGCGGGGCAAAGGTGGACGAGGATGAATTAACCATTGAACGAGAGGGATTACAGGAAATGCTGTCCGACCTGAAATGGCGAGACGTGAAATATATCGTTGTCTTAAACACCAGCCGCCTATGGCGGGCGGATATGGTCAAAGTGCTGATTCAGCGGGAGCTAAAGCGGCATCAAGCGGATGTCAAAGCTATTGAGCAACCCAATTACAGTATCTATGCACACGACCCCAACGACTTTTTGGTGAACGGAATGATGGAACTGCTCGACCAGTATCAGCGGCTAGAGATTGCCCTCAAATTGAGCAGAGGACGGCGAAAGAAAGCCCAGCAGGGCGGTTATGCGGGTGGCAGGGTTGCCTTAGGATACAAAGCCACCAAAGGGCAGAAAACGCTCTCTGTTGACCCTGTACAGGCACAGACTGTCCGTAGAGTCTTTGAGTTGAAAGAACAGCATCCTATGTGGTCATTGGCGCAGATTGCCGCAGAACTCAATCAGCAAGGCTTCAAAACGGTACAAGGAAAACCGTTCAGCAAAGTACAGGTGAAGCGCATCCTAGACCGCGAGGACTTTTACAGGGGGATATATCGCTATGGTCAGATCGAAGCCAAGGGGGTACATCAGCCCATAATCTAG
- a CDS encoding zinc-binding dehydrogenase, with product MKALLLEEKANVFEMKVGDVEKPSPKPGEILVKIKATACNPVDYQTGIRGNPNWVYPHVLGLDSAGVVEEVGEKVTNIQAGDRVVYHSDLTKKGGYAEYGVTTAHTVSVIPEGVSFEEAAALPCAGYTAYQALFHKMRASRGETILVHAGAGGVGGFAIQLAKNAGLTVLTTASSMNHAYVKSLGADYAIDYQKEDFVEKALEITNGRGVDLVLDTVGRENAEKSLKALAFNGQIAFIAGAPDVNDAISFARPLSFHQVALGSVHQSGHVREQQKLSEIGNHMLFLLQEGKLNPLVEKIIAMEEVPAALAELATRKGKGKVVAKIG from the coding sequence TTGAAGGCATTACTGCTCGAAGAAAAAGCAAACGTATTTGAAATGAAAGTAGGGGATGTAGAAAAACCGTCGCCGAAGCCAGGTGAAATCCTGGTCAAAATAAAAGCTACTGCATGTAACCCTGTAGACTATCAAACAGGGATCAGAGGAAATCCCAATTGGGTATACCCGCATGTTTTGGGGTTGGATTCCGCTGGCGTGGTTGAAGAAGTAGGCGAAAAGGTAACAAATATCCAAGCGGGAGACAGAGTTGTCTATCACAGTGATTTGACGAAAAAAGGCGGATATGCTGAATATGGTGTGACAACCGCTCATACAGTATCGGTCATTCCAGAAGGCGTGTCCTTTGAAGAAGCTGCTGCTCTTCCATGTGCCGGATATACAGCGTATCAAGCCCTGTTCCATAAAATGCGAGCTTCCCGAGGGGAGACGATTCTCGTTCATGCAGGAGCAGGCGGAGTAGGCGGCTTTGCTATTCAACTGGCGAAAAACGCAGGACTGACGGTGTTAACAACCGCCTCTTCTATGAATCATGCGTATGTAAAGAGCTTGGGAGCCGATTATGCCATCGACTACCAAAAAGAAGACTTTGTAGAGAAAGCTTTGGAAATCACGAACGGACGAGGGGTAGATTTGGTCCTTGATACAGTAGGACGTGAAAATGCTGAAAAATCTTTGAAGGCTCTTGCTTTTAACGGACAAATTGCGTTTATTGCCGGAGCTCCTGATGTGAATGATGCGATTTCATTTGCACGTCCCCTGTCTTTTCACCAAGTAGCACTTGGAAGCGTGCATCAGTCCGGTCATGTACGTGAACAGCAAAAACTCTCAGAAATCGGAAACCATATGCTCTTCCTTCTTCAAGAGGGCAAACTGAATCCGCTTGTTGAGAAAATCATTGCAATGGAGGAAGTCCCGGCAGCATTGGCTGAACTGGCTACTCGTAAAGGGAAAGGAAAAGTGGTAGCGAAAATTGGCTGA
- a CDS encoding helix-turn-helix domain-containing protein, with translation MAIRVKLREILEQRGISQRELARLTGLRASTVNHLCSDKVDRVYLETLELICKTLNISIEELIEID, from the coding sequence ATGGCAATTCGGGTAAAACTGAGAGAGATTCTTGAACAAAGAGGTATCTCTCAACGGGAATTAGCAAGACTTACAGGGTTAAGAGCAAGCACTGTCAATCATCTTTGTTCTGATAAGGTAGACAGGGTATATTTAGAGACTTTGGAACTTATTTGCAAGACGCTGAATATCAGCATTGAAGAACTGATTGAGATTGATTAA
- a CDS encoding recombinase family protein: protein MNVIGYVRVSTQGQAKDGYSLAYQQDEILAYCKEQGWNLLHMFCDEGISGAKVDEEALEVDREGFQDMLAALSTHQVDYVVVLNTSRLWRSDIVKVLVHREFKKYGVDVRSIEQPTYSIHKKDPSDFLINGLMELLDQYQRLEIAMKLGRGRNKKAQQGGYAGGRATFGYTVPKGQKALQIDQKQAETVRRLFSLREQYPTWSLSRMALQLNVEGYRTAQGKSFTKVQVKRILDREGFYKGQYTYGHIESQGIHQPII, encoded by the coding sequence ATGAACGTCATCGGATATGTCAGAGTTTCTACGCAAGGACAAGCAAAAGACGGCTACAGTCTAGCGTACCAACAGGATGAAATTCTAGCATACTGCAAGGAACAGGGATGGAATCTCCTGCATATGTTCTGCGATGAAGGCATATCAGGGGCAAAAGTGGATGAGGAAGCCCTAGAAGTGGACAGGGAGGGCTTTCAGGACATGCTAGCCGCCCTCTCTACTCATCAGGTGGATTACGTAGTTGTGTTGAATACAAGCCGTTTATGGCGGTCTGACATCGTGAAGGTATTGGTGCATCGGGAGTTCAAGAAGTACGGAGTAGATGTCAGAAGCATTGAACAGCCCACGTACAGTATCCACAAGAAAGACCCTAGCGATTTCTTGATTAACGGTTTAATGGAACTGCTTGACCAATACCAACGACTTGAAATAGCGATGAAACTTGGAAGGGGGCGGAATAAGAAAGCCCAACAAGGCGGCTATGCAGGAGGAAGGGCAACCTTTGGCTATACAGTACCAAAAGGTCAGAAGGCTTTACAGATAGACCAGAAACAGGCAGAAACGGTTCGTAGACTGTTTTCGTTACGTGAGCAGTATCCAACTTGGTCACTCTCCCGAATGGCTCTACAGCTTAATGTGGAGGGCTACAGAACAGCACAGGGCAAGTCATTTACAAAAGTGCAAGTGAAGCGAATCCTAGACCGTGAGGGATTTTACAAAGGGCAATACACATACGGTCATATCGAATCACAAGGTATTCACCAACCGATAATTTAG
- a CDS encoding IS110 family transposase, giving the protein MDYQDNLIYVGVDLHKEHHTAVMIDDRNRKLGEIQFLNKPAAFPKLLQEVKKHTKKGMKAVYGLEDIGGNGRALAVFLAESNCWVKEVNPVLSTARRKSHVTVQKSDSWDAECVARVLRDELEKLPDAKPMDLYWALSQLVTQRRSLVKNQTAQNQKLHQQLSYHYPSYKQFFSQVDGKTALSFWKKYPSPRHLAGVTEEELAQYLRKWSNYCLSDKKAAQILALIKEDGDTTRDFQEKRDFIVQSLVRNIRFNQIELARIEGEIKELMAGLGFQLETMTGIDLVTAAELVAEIGDIHRFSTPEKLARFAGIAPIFAGSGGKGRNYKSKQGNRVLHEIIKGIAIRQIAVTRGKKEPRNPYFYSYYEQKLEAGKTKQQAIVCIMRKLVNVIHYLMRTKAAYEMPTVSEKQAG; this is encoded by the coding sequence ATGGACTATCAAGACAATTTGATCTATGTGGGCGTTGACCTGCACAAAGAGCATCACACGGCAGTAATGATTGATGATCGGAATCGGAAGTTGGGCGAGATTCAATTCCTGAACAAGCCCGCCGCCTTTCCGAAACTTTTACAGGAAGTGAAGAAGCACACGAAAAAAGGCATGAAAGCCGTCTATGGATTGGAGGACATCGGCGGGAACGGCAGAGCGTTAGCGGTATTCTTGGCGGAAAGCAATTGCTGGGTAAAAGAAGTGAATCCAGTCCTCTCTACAGCTAGACGGAAAAGCCATGTGACGGTACAGAAATCAGATAGCTGGGATGCTGAATGTGTAGCGCGGGTACTGCGAGACGAGTTAGAGAAGTTGCCAGATGCCAAGCCCATGGACTTGTATTGGGCACTCAGCCAGCTTGTCACTCAGCGGAGATCGCTGGTGAAGAACCAAACGGCACAAAATCAAAAACTGCATCAGCAGTTGAGCTATCACTATCCAAGTTATAAGCAGTTCTTTTCACAGGTAGATGGAAAGACTGCTCTTTCGTTTTGGAAGAAGTACCCTTCCCCACGCCACTTGGCAGGCGTGACCGAAGAGGAATTAGCGCAATACTTGCGGAAATGGAGCAATTACTGTCTATCCGACAAAAAAGCGGCTCAAATTCTCGCGCTGATAAAAGAAGATGGCGACACAACAAGGGACTTCCAAGAGAAGCGGGATTTTATCGTGCAAAGCCTTGTCCGAAACATCCGTTTCAATCAGATTGAGTTAGCGAGGATAGAAGGGGAAATCAAGGAATTGATGGCAGGTCTAGGGTTTCAACTTGAAACGATGACGGGGATAGACCTTGTAACAGCGGCAGAGTTAGTAGCGGAGATTGGCGACATTCACCGCTTCTCCACCCCCGAAAAACTGGCTCGTTTTGCAGGAATCGCCCCCATCTTTGCAGGTTCGGGCGGGAAGGGGAGGAACTATAAGAGCAAGCAGGGAAATCGCGTCCTGCACGAGATCATCAAGGGCATAGCCATTCGCCAGATAGCGGTTACGAGAGGAAAGAAAGAGCCACGTAACCCATATTTCTACTCGTATTATGAGCAGAAGCTGGAGGCGGGGAAAACGAAGCAACAGGCTATCGTCTGTATTATGAGGAAGTTGGTCAACGTCATACACTACCTGATGCGAACAAAGGCGGCGTATGAGATGCCTACTGTTTCAGAGAAACAAGCAGGATGA
- a CDS encoding winged helix-turn-helix transcriptional regulator: MTTPKYNVPVEATLEVIGGKWKVVILCLLKEGEKRFSELQRGIPLITKKMLSQQLRELEEDGIISRRVYDDVPPKVEYSLTEEGESLREILQAMCAWGDRRMGNQPDCR, encoded by the coding sequence TTGACTACGCCAAAATACAATGTACCAGTGGAAGCAACGCTGGAAGTAATCGGAGGAAAATGGAAAGTTGTCATTTTATGCCTGTTAAAAGAAGGAGAAAAACGCTTCAGTGAACTGCAAAGAGGCATACCACTGATTACGAAAAAAATGCTTTCCCAGCAGTTAAGAGAATTAGAGGAAGACGGAATCATCAGCCGGAGAGTTTACGATGATGTTCCCCCTAAAGTAGAGTACTCGCTAACGGAAGAAGGAGAAAGTTTGCGCGAAATTTTACAGGCAATGTGCGCATGGGGAGACAGAAGAATGGGGAATCAGCCGGATTGCAGGTAA
- a CDS encoding IS110 family transposase, which yields MNRKLTLLYIGVDLHKNHHTAIMMNCLHEKLGELKFENKPSAFPVFLKEVNKIAKKEGLTPVFGLEDVGGYGRGLAMYLIENKYEVKAVNPALTVSMRRSSPNNKKTDAWDAECVARILISNLDTLPDANPLDLYYAISQLVTRRANIVSVLTGLKLQLHQQLGYHYPSYKKFFSQVDGKTALAFWRKYPSPSCLKGVGVEKLAEFLRKKSNYCLSTKKAEEILSLVEQDGDTSKDYQEANDFLVKDVVRDIIIREHQLDQIDAELKKHLALLDYKLETMHGISTVTAAELIAEIGDISRFSNADKLANFAGIAPVQHSSGNKQKAKKSKLGNRSLYDIFYNLAIRMLGVSRGEKKPNHPMYHAYYEKKLAEGKTKWQAIICVMRKLVNVIYSMMKYKTEYKMPVLTEQAA from the coding sequence ATGAATCGTAAATTGACATTGCTTTACATTGGCGTAGACCTGCATAAAAACCATCACACAGCCATCATGATGAATTGTCTGCATGAAAAACTGGGTGAATTGAAGTTTGAAAACAAGCCTTCCGCTTTCCCTGTGTTTCTGAAAGAGGTAAACAAGATTGCCAAGAAGGAAGGTCTGACACCTGTTTTCGGTCTGGAAGATGTGGGCGGCTACGGAAGAGGACTCGCCATGTACCTTATCGAAAACAAGTATGAGGTAAAAGCTGTCAATCCTGCACTAACGGTATCCATGCGGAGAAGCAGTCCAAACAACAAGAAAACAGATGCTTGGGATGCGGAATGTGTGGCTCGTATCCTGATTTCCAACTTGGATACCTTGCCAGACGCCAATCCGCTTGACCTCTACTATGCAATTTCCCAACTGGTAACGAGAAGAGCAAATATCGTTAGCGTTTTGACTGGTTTGAAACTTCAACTCCACCAACAGCTTGGCTACCATTACCCAAGCTACAAGAAGTTCTTTTCACAGGTGGATGGGAAAACAGCATTAGCCTTTTGGCGTAAATATCCTTCCCCAAGCTGTTTGAAAGGGGTGGGGGTGGAGAAACTAGCCGAATTTCTACGTAAGAAAAGCAATTACTGTCTGTCAACCAAGAAGGCAGAAGAAATTCTTTCTCTTGTGGAACAGGACGGTGACACATCAAAGGACTACCAAGAAGCTAATGATTTCCTAGTGAAAGATGTTGTTCGAGACATCATCATTCGTGAGCATCAGCTAGACCAGATTGACGCTGAGTTGAAGAAACATTTGGCTTTACTCGATTACAAGCTAGAAACGATGCACGGAATCAGTACAGTAACGGCGGCGGAGTTGATAGCGGAGATTGGCGACATTTCACGCTTCTCTAATGCAGACAAGCTAGCTAACTTTGCAGGAATCGCACCTGTTCAGCACAGTTCAGGGAACAAGCAGAAAGCTAAAAAGAGCAAGCTAGGCAACCGTAGCTTGTATGACATATTCTACAACCTCGCTATTCGTATGCTTGGCGTATCGAGGGGGGAAAAGAAGCCGAATCATCCAATGTACCATGCTTACTATGAGAAGAAGCTAGCAGAGGGCAAAACCAAGTGGCAAGCAATCATCTGTGTCATGCGGAAACTGGTCAACGTCATCTACAGCATGATGAAGTACAAGACGGAGTATAAAATGCCAGTCCTTACAGAACAGGCGGCGTAA